Genomic DNA from Fusarium keratoplasticum isolate Fu6.1 chromosome 2, whole genome shotgun sequence:
CACCAACAATAGCACGTATCAGCCTTCTTGTTCCACCGTCCATTGAAACCAACATGCCCATAGGTGGTCTCTCCAAGCTTGCTCTCTAGGAAATTCTCCTctacctcgtcctcctcttcttccttggcgaGGTAGGCGAACTGTCTGGAGGCGAGGAACTGGAGGAGTCCTTCACGGTTGGGAATCCCCTGCTTGAGAGCGCTCTCAGGGGGGTGGGCGGAGGTAGAATCTAGGGGACGGTCGAGGAGGGATAGGGCGCCGATTGCACAGTATGCGTAGCCGGCTGGGGAAGTTAGcttgagatggccaagggGAGAGGGTGAGAGTACCGTGGGATTCGTGCTGTGAGGACTCGGCAACTCCGCCGTCATAGGTCTGAAAATTGTCAGTAGATGTATTTTTAAGAGAGTGTGACCTACTTGTCCTCTCCGGATATGGGCAatcatctcatcaacgttgacatcctcaacccaAGCGTCTTCACCCTCCTTGACATCCCCCCTCAGCATCCATCGAATACAGCTTGCCAAGTAACTGTGCCTCATATCCCTCCCTCCCACAATCTCTCCATCCCAAATGTTCTGCCCAAAACTTCCGTCTTCTCTCTGTAGTCCCTTCAACCACCTCAGAAGTTTCGTCCTCTCAACGTCCTTGAACGCAGCACTTGCTTCGTCCTCATTCTCTGCTGCAGCACCCAACAAAATGAGCGCAAAAAACGTAGCTGCAATGTTGGAAGTTCCCTTTGATGCATCCTGTCCCTGAAGCGCATGGGTCGAGCTCCCGCAGAAGCCGCCATCGGGATGCTGCAGACTGAGTACCCAGCGTCGGATGGCTGCGCGATCTGAGGGAGTCAGGGGCGCATCGAGCAGATCTAGGGCTGAGATTGTAAAGGTGGCAAATGTGAGACGGGTTGAGTCGTATGCCGTGTAGGGAGAAGGGAGGTATGTCTTGTGGCAGCGCTGCCAGTACTTGATGTGCTTCTGCTTATGCAGTGACGAAGCGTCAGGCGAGTCTGCCATTGCGGGTATGAAggggttgttgttgcggAAGGTCTTATAGTTTAGGTATAATAGAAAGAAAtgagagaaagaaaagaaatggAGGGTAAAACGTAAGCCCTCGAATGTCGATATACGATTTGAGATGATGCTTCACTGCTCAAGTCCTAGCTCAGCTTGTAGGCCTTGTTGGGGCTTCTCACCAGCCACGCACCGCCACATCACATTGCTCGCATTAAGCTTCCCGCTCCGCGCCACAGGTCCCCCGGCAATCTAATTGGTCAAGAGACACGAAACTCCCCACGATTGTTTGAGCGCGCCATGTGACGCAGCCTAGAGAGGTCTACTGCCGAAGCGAAGGTACAGTAGGGCCACCCTAGCTTTTATCCATCGCGCATCGCATTCATTCATTCGCAGCGGATAAAAGTCCAGCGTGACCACACTCGCACGCAGACAGACACCAAGTGTGACCTACCTTCGCTCGCTTCTAGTCTGTCTTTGATGCTCGGGTCTATATTTTAGGCTCCGCCGTTTTGTTTCGTTGTTCCAAGTTCCCCCCCTCCTTTCACGAGCTACAACGTTGAGCTGCCGAGACGGACACTGCTATCCTTGCGACTCAACAACACTTTGGCGCCTTGAACGAGACGATATCGAACCCTTGCCTAGAGAACAAACCTCGATTCTACAACCCTCTCGATCGATCCCAGCCATGGCGCTCATATCCGCCAaaaccatcatcacctccgtctccctcttccacctcaccctcgcctacttcttcctcaccaaCCCGAGCTCCCTCGATGGACAGGCCCTCGTCTTCATGCTCGGAGAGAGCATGGGAATGGTATGCCTTTCTCTGTCTTGCGCTGAGGCACAGACCAGACCAAGCTAACAGACACAGCCCTTTGCCAGAGGCTTCGAAATACAAAGTCCCCCGCTCGCTttcctcgccgccgtcctCATCTTTATCGGTTTCAGCGATCTCGTTTCCCTTTCTATGCCTGATGAGGTCTGCCTAGTGTTTCACTGGGGAACTCAAGGTCCGTCCCTCACACCAAACTACAATCAACCTAGCTAACATGCCCCCAGCTCCCTTGCGATCgttcctctccctcggctTCGTCGTCTACATCTACATGTTCGGCCCCTCCTCACCCATGTACGACTCCTCCTCTCGCAGCCGTCTCTCCCACCCGAGTTCACACAACCCATCCTACCGTCCTGCTGGCTGGGGCGGTGACATGCTCAAGAACCGCCTGTTCTTTACATTCATCTTTATCGAGACCATGACCTGGTTCTGGATCTGGGTCACCCTCCGAGAGGAGCgtgaggccatcatgagcaaGAAGTCCAGGAGACGGAGCCAGTCGTACTCCAACTGAGGAGTTGGCCGTATCTTGGGTTTAGGTGGGCTTCTCGGAGTAACGGTGTCATTTTTCGGTTGGAGGTACGAGGTGGTCTTGGGACAAGATGCCACTTTGGGAGGTTATAGCAAGGTTATAGGATTTCGGTTGCATAAAGATCGTAGTAGAGATCCATGACTGATACGTATGTGCTTTTACAGTTTGACGAAATTGACCTGGTCGTTTCACTTGCAATGATGTCACTTTGCTTCTACTTTGGACAGATAGTTGACTCAAAACGAAACAAGGAACGGCTCTGCGAGCCTCTATCATTCCGTGGTCGCATATATAACAAAAGAGGTATCCATGACTAGGTATTGTACAGCAGTCCATGCCAACTGATAATGATGATGGAAGGCGACAAAGAGCTCGAGTAGCGAAGCAGAGGAACAAagaaacaacaaaaacaagGTGTAAAACGGCGTCTAATGCCGAGGAAGCTTTTTCGAGAACCCCCATGGATAAAAAATAACAATGCTCACTTGCCAATTCCcaggtaattataatattcctTTCGTCAAGTCGTTGGAAACCCCCACACCATCTGTCTCTCCCACGCGATGGCAATTCTTGGTGTCTATCAGTTCGACTATGCCGCGGGAGCCTTTCCTGCAGCCACTGAAGTCGAGGTTTCGGCTGTCGTCGAGGCTGCGACCTCTGGCTTCTTTTCGATGATGGTGGGCGCCGGTTCCAGTTTTGGTGTTTCATGCTCTTCAAAGATTTGCTCTTCGATCTTTTCCCCTGGACCCCCAATGACCGGACTAAAGACATCAACTTCTTCGATATCATCGTCCTCTCCGGAtccctcatcctcctcttgaaTGGTGATTTCTCCAGATCGACGTCCCAGTCCGGAGGCACTCGCACTTCGGGAATGCGAACCCGATCCACTGTTGCGTTGACCTTGTGAAGATCCGGCAAAGTTAAGTGTCGGCCCCTTGAACAAGTTGCGCTTCCGCTTGGCAAACATGATGCCAGAAGAGAAGGGGTTCGGCGATCCAGGTGCCTGTGGGGGACCAGATGGCATGCCTTCGTTAAAGATGCTCAATGGAGGTGGTGTCGCTCGAACAAGGCGGATATTTGATGGAAACGACACAGAAGTAGGTGTTGCTGGTAGAACCTTGACAGAATGATGAGGTGAATGACCTCGTTGAAGAGGCGTTTTCGACATGGATGTAGAAAAAGAAGCTGCCGAGCTGGTGGACGATGCCTTTGAGTgggaatgatgatgatggtgtatCGATCGAACCGACGACACagaggatgatgtcgactTTCGGCCTCGCAGTCCAGCTGACGACCGTCGAACCGTCGACCTCGGGGTCAGGGGCGAGGGTGACAATGACTGTCGCTTGTACGACGACCCCGTAGTGATACGTGGTGGTGGGTAGGTCGGAGATGTCAACCCTCCCGAGGCTGTCCTCTGAACACTGCTTCCGGCCTGATGTGCCCTCGCGACATGGCCGTTAGCCACGACTCCCTTGGGCAGCCCGGCTGTTGGCTGTGTCCCCGGTGAGCCGGAAGCCGGGTACTTGCTAGTTTGCGGCCGTGAGCTTCCATCCTTACTGCTGGTGGCACTGCCCTCTTTCTTATGCAGGTCGGGAGTGCTCCGACTTGTCCGCCTCTCGTGCCCACGtttgctcctcctcgtcgtgtTCTCAGCCAACCAGTGTGTCATATTCTTCCAGTGGGTTATGAATGCAAGGCTGGGCTTCCTTCGTGTCTTTTCGGAACCGCTTGCCTGGCTCTGCTGGCTCTGAGCACTGCCACCGTCCGTACCTAGTGCATCCGATGTCGTaacgagatgaagagtcGAGCCCCGTGATCGAGCACTACGTATTAGGCCCTCCTTAGGAGGTGGAATAGGTCGGCGCTGTCGAGAGGTCGAAACCGATCTGATCGAGTCCTTGTCGACGGGTGGGGGAGGATGGTCACCATCGGCGTTTGCTGCTCCTGGTTCCTTTCCAACTTCGAGTAGTTGAGGGAGATCTGATACCACGTAGTCCACGTAATGGGCGCTCCTCCGCTCGCTTCTCCCTCGACTTCGTGATCCCGATCCCGAGTGCTCCAGTCTCATGTGTCGTGACATGCCATTAGCTTCGTCTACCTCATGTAGGATGGGAGCTATCCGTTCCAGTCGACTCGATGCTGCGGACAAACGTCGTATGCTGCGGCTTTCGGCCTCCCTCTCTTTCCGCTTCCTCTCCTTTCTCTGCATCTTGCGCTGCTCCTTTTCGAGAAGGAGAGCCCACCATCCCGCAAGGGTATCGCATTTTTGAGAGAGCACACTTTCGATCACGGCATCGATGTTGACACCAGCGCTTCGCATCCTCTGTAAACAATCCTTTTCTAAGGGGGTCGAGAACGGAGGTGACTGCTGGACATCGAGAATAGCTCGTTGGGTAGGGGCATGCTCGGCGAGGAACGGGTCGGCAAGGATATCGGGCAATGTTGGACGTAGGAGTGGTCTCTTGGACAAGAGTGCCTTGATCAGTGGAACTGCGTCAGCTGGAAGATGATCAGGATACTTGGGTTCCTCGGCCAGGATCTTGGTTCGGGTAACGttatcatcatcgtcgtcgaagGGAAGCTCGCCACAGAGCAGAGCGTATAGAATCACACCGAGACTCCAAACATCCACCTTTTCGCCAGCATATttctcgcccttgagcatctcgggTGCTGAATAGCAGATGGTGCCGCAGAATGTCTGGAGGTGGTTGGTCCTACCCTCATACTCTCTTGTGAACCCAAAGTCGACCAGCTTGACATTTTCATGCTTGTCGAAGAGGATGTTTTCGAGCTTGAGATCGCGGTGGACGCACGAGTGGTTGTGGACGTAGCAGACGGCACCGACGAGCTGTGTAAAGATCTTTTGGACTTTTTGGACGGGTAGCGGACCGTGTTCGAGGAGGTGATTGTATAGTTCGTCGCCTGGGAGCGTTAGCAGAGGAAGGGAGTGGCCTCGGGGACATTGTGCGTACCGGAACAGTATTCGAGAACCATCCAAACCATGTTCTCCGTCACGATAACCTCGTATAACCTCGCAATGTGCGGATGTATAAActgtcgatggtgatggatctCCCGGGCAAGGTTGGAGTCGCCCTTGTTGGCGGACTTGAGGACGACCTTGACAAACATTAGCTTCGTTCGTTCGTGTATTCGTGTATTGTTTCGAATCGTTGCGGACCTTGGAGCCATTGGTGAGCTTGTGGGAGGCGAGGTAAACCTTGCCAAAAGATCCCTTTCCAATCAACCGACCGAGAGTATAGGAGCCGACGGATTTGAGATCCTTGCTGGAGAATTCACTGCACGGGGAACGTATTAGCGATGGAGACGGCGAGGTGGACGGGAATATCGTactcgagaagctcctgaTACGAGCGGGCAAGCTATTCAAGAAGGTTAGAGCTGCATTCCATCCGAAGCCCAACGGAGCTCCATGTTGGGAGACCCAGTCAACgcaccttggccttgcgcaCCAGCTCGGCCTGTCCTTTGACTGCCTGCATCCCTCCACGCCGCCTGGCCACGCCGGGGGAGGGAGACGGGATTTAGTTGGCGTCGTCGGAGAGGGAATCGGGAGGCGGCGATCGGGTCAAGTCGAGCAGCGGTGGGATATGGATGGCGGCGGGAGCGTCTCCCAGTGACAGTGGCGTATTGCTTTCGGGCAGTCGCGGCGGCACATGCGCAGGATGGCCAGAAACGCGCATTCGAAGAGGTAAGGACAGGATGGGAGGGGTAAGCGCGTGTATCGCGGCTTGTTCGGTCGATGGTATGTCGTGACAGCTTTCGTCGGTCGTTGAGAGGTCGAGCTCGAGCTGGCGGCGATGGAACCAGGAGGGGAGTCGCGAGGGGTCGTGATACCGCTGTAGAAAATCGAAAGAGACGAGACTCCAATCCGCccgaaagagaagagagtgaCACGAACAAGAGGCACGCAGAAGGGGATGCTATGCTTGGAGGTGACGTGACGTGACAAATGTTGGTTCCAAGTTGTATGTAGGTGTCAAGGTTTGGGGCAATAATTTTGGAGCTGGAGATTGGATGTTCAGGTTGCTCCAAAGACCGAAAAGGTACCTCTGACGCCAGCACAAATCAGCGGTAGTGCCAAGTACCCCTCCCGTCAGCCTCGAATTGATGCCGTCAGCGCCAACTCTTTGACACAAAGATCAAGAGATGCTAGACGGTTTAACTCTCCAAAGGCCTAATCATTACAAATGGGCAGAGAAGCTGTCGGCAGTGGCGCGACATTACACCTAACCTCCAATCCGCGAGCATCGGGAGAGTGGGTGACCACGGGGGACCATTCCCCGACTTGGACAAGGGGACAGGGAGGGAACAAGGGGGAGCGATTCGCCTGTGGAAGGGATTTGAGGCCCTTTAATCAAAACCTGCAGGGGGGCCTCAAGGTTGGAAGATATAACATGTTTGTTTGCCGCTCCTTTGAAGCTTTATTTCTGCTGTGGGTTTGCATCGCCGTTCACAACGTTGTGGACAATTCAGTGATCGGCGGCTCGCATATCCAACCTGGATGGCATGTGCATTTACACGTAACTACGGAGTAACTGTTGTCTGTTTCTATTGTTAGTTGTGCTTGCACCAGGGATGTTCCTTTCACTTTATTCATTGTGAAGTCAACTTGCATGTTTCCTCTTCATCCAACGTTGGATATGGACTCGAATGTAGTGAGAACAACGCTTCATGTAATTGAGCGGGAATAGCTTCTTGCACAATTGGAAATTCAACCTGAGTGTCTCGGCTCCATCACTCATCCATTGGAGCTTCCATCAACCCTCATGGCCAGTCTTACCCACCCGCGCAGTCATTCGAGCTTCATCCGTCTCACTCAACGCATCCTTAAGATCCCACGtatattaccttattctTTTCAACCAATCTCGAGTATAAAGATAAGACCACTATGGCGTAATGGTGCTTTACCAAAGACAAGCTCCTCGCTAATCATTTTGGAACAAATCCTCCGACCCGTGTTACCCACTTGGCACGTGGTTGAAGCAATCGTGAGCCGTCCCAAGCTCCCTTACTCGCAATCCCACGACAACGCCAACTACTTGATCCAAACTTGAATCATGGTCAAGAAAAGCACTCAAGCCCAGAGGATCTCTAGCTTCCCCACACACTATCGGCGTGATATCCTGTTATCGCTAAGCTGGAGGGCTGTCCCGCCTTAGCGACTGGCgtcgtctcatctcgtctcaGCAACATGTCATTCAGACAACTACGCTAGACCAAAGACTGCTGCCAACAAACTTAATCTCAACGTTAGAGAGGAACCGACTGGGAGCTAGTGACACCCAAGAGGACACGCACCTCTCGCATCACATCTCCATCGCCTAGACAGTGGCCATGAACGCCtgctcttggcttggctAAGTTCCGATAGGCTCGTCCGACGCCTCGAGATGGCATCTGCCTTTCCGTCATCCCCATGATCGTATATCCGTGCTGTGACCATATCGCTGCTCTTCCGGTCACTTGTGATGCACTCTCGATACTTGTGTGTCTGCTATCCGAGACTGTTCGGCAACATCTCCTGCAGGGCGGGCAACATCTGGTCCCCGTACAGTTCTCTGGTCATCGGCTATTACCATAACAAAGCCGGGCTGGACCCTTGAAGGACCCTCCCACCTTATGTGTAATGCCAATGCGGTATCAGAAGAATCTCCGACCATCGCGGCCACGCTTCAAGCGGGGAAACCTGTGCCTGGATTAACAGTTATCGAAACTTAAAGGTTGACTGGCATGCAGGCTCCGTATTCCCCTTGCCCACACGGGACCGATTCTCAGGGACTATCgaatcatcgtcatcgagcTGTTGCATTAAGGTTTTCGAGGCGTCCCGATGATGGCGTGGATCAAGCTACAGCTCCTCGGGTGCCTGCGCCAGTAGCGCACCCTTTAAAGTTTCCCTGAAGCTATCCAGACCGTCGAATTAGGTCTAGGTAGGTCTGGCCCACTGACTCGTTGGCATGCTTTGGGTTGACTGGAATGCTGCGCTCTGGAATGAAGGGAGCCTCCGACAAGATGTTGCTCCGCCCCGTGGCCTAGAGTTCCCATGTGGTTTTACGTTCCGAGACTGAGACTTAAGGGTCCCTCCACGAGGGTCCGATCTGGACGCGTCTCCTCGATATCGGCCGCCACCGGTTACCGGTAGGTCGGATGTTGTGATAGCCCCAAACCCTCTCCTCCCAAGATGGTATATCTGGGATGATCCCAACCCGTTCATGTCTCTCCTGTAACCGTTAGAGTTTCTTTGCTTCACAACGGGTGTCCTGTCGAACAAGGACCTGCGAACCATCATTCCCTGTTCTACTTCAACCGCCACACCCTCGACAACATGGTCAACTGCAACACAAAGACCCTCCTGGGTTTCCTGGCCATCGCTACCTTGGCTGATGCCTACTGGCGTATGTCATGCAGTATCATCCAGACTGGGCGAGTTGATCCCATTATTGCTCCTGGACGTGTTGCTGCGCATCTTCACAAGGTCTCTGGAGCCAGCAACTTTGGCGTCTCGGCCACCTATGACGACCTACAGGCTTCACGATGCAGCTCCTGCGAGGTTCAAGACGACAAGTCGGCGTACTGGACACCGCAGCTCTTCTTTCAACACTCGAACGGCAGCTTTCAGCTGGTTCCTAATGGCGGCACTGTTGTGTACTATCTCGGCCGCGGTGAGAACAGGTCCAACATTGAGCCATTCCCTCCTGGATTTAAGATGCTTTCTGGAGACAGCACCGCTCGATCGGCAGATACAAAGACGATGACATACAGCAAGACTGGATACAAGGGCCGACCAGTGGCAGAGCGTATTAGCTTCGCTTGCCTGGACAGCTCTGGCCCTTCGAAGGAGCGCAATTTTATGTGGAAGACGGACTGTGATAACGGCATGCGAGCGCAGGTTCACTTTCAGACCTGCTGGAACGGAGGTGACTACCAACCCGATCAGAGTCACGTCGCATACTTGTCACAGATTGACAATGGCATCtgccctccatctcatcctcgaaTGCTCCCTCACCTATTCCTCGAGGTCATCTACGGAGTCAACAACATCGACAAGAGCAAGGGTGGCAAGTTTGTCTTTGCCCAGGGCGACACGACTGGATACGGGTTTCACGGCGACTTTCTCAACGGTTGGGATATGTCGGTTCTCAAGGGCGCCATCAAGTCTTGCATCAACAACGACGCCATCGGGggagccatctccaagtgTCCAATCTTGGCTTCGTCGCAAACCCCTTTCTTCAGCGACAACTGCCCTGAGATGCCTCCCATCGTCAACGAGACTGTCCGCGGAATGCTTGACCAGCTTCCCGGCTGCAACCAGGTCACGAGCGGCCCTGCCAAAGCACCCCAAGGTATCTGTGCTACTCAGCCACCCTTCAATGACCTTGGGGATATGGGCATTGGTAAATGGTTCAACCCTTCGCCGGGTGACAAGGTTGGATCTTGGGCATACCTTGGCTGCGCGGCAGAGGGGGTGAACGCTCGAGCGCTGAACAAGTACGCCGTCACCTCTGACATTATGACCATCGAGTACTGCACTGCCGCATGCAAGGAGCAAGGATACCCTCTCGCTGGTATGGAGAATGGTCGCGAATGTTACTGCGCAAGCGCGCTGACGAATGGTGCTTCATACGTGAAGGCGTCCATTTGCGCAGCAGCACCCAAGATGATTTGCAGTGGCAACATGACGCAGTATTGCGGAGGACCCAACCTGCTCACCGTCTGGAATGACACGTCCTATACGCCTCCCGTTCAACTTGTTGTCGGCTCGACCAAGATCGCCAACGGCACGGCTACATATCAAGGATGCTTCGCTGAAGCCCAAAACGGTCGCGCGCTCTCGTCGGATCGTACTGCCGACACTGTTGGCATGACCAACGAGATGTGTGTTGCCTTCTGCCAGGCTGGCGGATATCTCTATGCCGGAACTGAGTACTCCCAAGAGTGCTATTGTGGCAACACCATTGGCGGCGATAACATCCCAGATATCTCCCAGTGCTCCATGCAGTGCAAGGGCAACATCTTCAGCTACTGTGGTGCTGGTAACAAACTGAGTGTCTGGAAGATCACCCAACCCGAAAAGCCAGCTGGGCCTATTACTGTCTTCAACGGCGCTGCCGTCTACACAGGTTGCTATACCGATGGAGGCCCTGGTGGTCGGACGCTGCCTGGTGCCGTCTTCACAGGCTCCTCCGTGTCGCTTGACACTTGCTTCGCCTTttgcaagaagctcaacttCCCTCTCTTCGGTATGGAGTATGGACGGGAATGCTACTGCGGCTACGCACCCAAGACACAGTCCTCGATCGCACCCGACGGTGACTGCAGAATGTCTTGTGCAGGCGATGCCTCTCAGAAATGTGGTGCTGGCAATCGCATCTCCATCTGGAACAACACCCTTTACACGCCCATGGCCAGTCCTGAAAGCTTCAACATCCAGCCCCATTATCTCGGCTGCTACACCGAAGGCAAGAAGGGCCTGGCActgggcaaggccaagacgtCGGGCAGCAAGATGACGATCGAAGTGTGCGCAAACTACTGCGCCAACAAGAACCTCGCCTTCATGGGACTGCAGAATGGTCAGGATTGCTACTGCAGTAATGCTGGACCATCGAGCGGTAGTGTTGAGGCGCCTGAGAAGGAGTGTAACGTGATTTGCAAGGGCAACAAGGCTCAGAAGTGTGGTGCGGCTAAGAGACTCAACGTCTACAAGGtcaatgccatcaagaaCAGTGCCAAACCTGTTCAGGCCAAGGTTCAGGACTTTTCTCCTACTACCTTACACAAAGCGACCACGACATCCAAGGCGGTCAATGTCAAGGGCAAAGCGACAACCTCTTCCAAGGTGGCCAGCGTCAAGGCTAAGTCGACAACGTCCAAGGTTGTCAATGCCAAAGCaaaggcgacgacgacatccaAGTTGGCCAACGTGAaggccaagacgacgacatccAAGGTGGTCAatgtcaaggccaagcctaCCACTACTGTCCGCCCGGCTGTCAAAGGAAAGACATCAACGTCCAAGGTGGTCGTTCAGAAAGCCAAACAGACCTCTACATCTCGAGTCGCTGTACAGGCAAACAAgacctcatcctcaaaggCCGTCAACATCAAAGCTAAGCCCACCACCAGCCATCGGGTAGcggcaaaggccaaggtaCAAACGACTTCAAAGCCAGTCCAGGTCAAGGTGCAAGCGAAATCTACCGCTCGCCCTACCACAACCTCTAAGGTTATCAAAGTGGCAGCCAAAAAGGCAACTACGGCAAAGGTTCAGGCGAAGAAGACCACAACCTCCAAGGTGAAATCGACTTCGACTCTTGTTCGTGTGGCCAAAAAGACTCGCAGGGCTTTGGAGCCTGAGGTGACTATTGGTCCTGTTTTCAAGAGGAGAAAGGGAGAGGACTCTGATGgggtgaagaagaacaaTGACGGTGATGACAAGAATAAGGGCAAGGGTAAGGGCAAAGGaaaggatgaagatgatagTAACAAGAGGAAGACCTCAACCTTGACTAGCAtcacctcatcttcatctgtCACCAAGACGGAGGACTcaaggaagggaagagagACCAAACACTCCGATtacaagaaggagagcaagggccGAGAAGATtccaagaggaagaaaacCTCGACAAAGTATTCTTCATTCTCAGCTACCTCAACCGCCTCAGTATCGAAGACTGAGGATCCCAAGAAGGGAAAGCCAACCAAAGCACCCAAGAAAGGGGAAAAGGGTGAGAAAGGTGAGAAGGGTGAGAAGGGCACAAGCTCAAAGGATTCGAGGAAGTCAAAGACGGCGACGACTCGCCCAACCCCAACTGGCTCGACTGCCTCTTCGCAGGCGACCAAGGACTCCAACAAGAGAAAGGGGCATGGAGGCTCAGACAAGTCGAGGAACAAAAAACCCTCGACAAAGTCCAGGTTCAGGTTAGTTACGAGGATCTCCGGGAAAAGGAGGAGATCAAACAAGTCAGGAGCCGCATCTTCGAGTGACGATACGATATAGAGGCGATGCTCTAGTCTCTGTAGATAATTAGCTGACTCTTGAAAGAGTCTGTCATATAATGTAAATGATCTATTTATTGTAATGTTAATGCGCTTGAACTCGAGTGTGTCATGTTTCTACGTACTCCCATTCCTGGCCGAGTTTCGGAGGGACTGGAAAAGCAATGAGCTAGCACGGATGGTCTTGTTGATTCTATGGCATTGGAGCCGGACGCTGTCGGAAATGCCTGTGGCACGGGGGTGTAGAGTGATCATGTAGCCTTCGTCCTGCCCTCCAGGGTCGTCGAAAATTCTGCCAAATCGGATGGCAGGTTCTTGGATTGTTAGCCATGATGGCACTGTCTACGCCCCGCCCAAGATGTGAACTCGTTTGTCGCCCGCCGATTGGGTTCTTGAAGACGTCGTTGCTGGCAGTGTGAAGTTCAGACCTAGGAGGGGGCGGCGAGTTGGCGATAATGGGGGTCAAATACTCAACAGCAAAGAATTGAGCATACTCATAGCGAGATATTGGAAAGAAAAGCGCCGTTTCCCTTATCATAAGTGTCGGAGGTGGTCACCCAAAGCACCGAATGGCTAGTTGGACTGAAAGGTCATCGTAATTAGCGACGGGCGGTCGAAGTGTGCGGGTTGTGACATAAAGTACTAGAGCAGATGTCTAGGTCAGGGCAGTAGAAACGACCTTTTGATTGTATGGATATAAAAGTGAACTCGTGAAAGCCACAAGTATCGTAGTACGGGAGCCATTATATCTATCAACGGCTATTGCCTTGACGGGGAGGTACGATTTTCCCCAGTCACCTCGTCTGCAGTGCTAGCAGGTGTTTCACAGACATCTCGCATAGTTGCCTACTCCTGAACCTTCTTACCGGTGGACTCTTACCACAAGGAAACGCCCCAGGACATGTCACGAACCTACGTCAAGTTCGCCGCACTAAAGGAACCCACCGAGGGCAGTTCTAACATGGAAGAGAACTGGCAACACTACATCCAAGCAGGCAAGTTGTGGGCAGAATGGGGACACGCGCCGGACGACGAGAACAGAGCGCTTTGCAAGGCGGACGCAGGAGACCTCTTCTCAATGAAGTCTATAAGCCTCCCGGGCAACCATAAGACGGCACGTCCCGAAAGGAACTACATCGCTGACTCATGGGCGATATGGACCCTGATGAAGGTCATCtacggcaaggacaagatgcTGGGGAACAACCGCAGGGGAACTGAGAAGAATCAAGCAG
This window encodes:
- a CDS encoding Protein kinase domain-containing protein, with protein sequence MQAVKGQAELVRKAKLARSYQELLDEFSSKDLKSVGSYTLGRLIGKGSFGKVYLASHKLTNGSKVVLKSANKGDSNLAREIHHHRQFIHPHIARLYEVIVTENMVWMVLEYCSGDELYNHLLEHGPLPVQKVQKIFTQLVGAVCYVHNHSCVHRDLKLENILFDKHENVKLVDFGFTREYEGRTNHLQTFCGTICYSAPEMLKGEKYAGEKVDVWSLGVILYALLCGELPFDDDDDNVTRTKILAEEPKYPDHLPADAVPLIKALLSKRPLLRPTLPDILADPFLAEHAPTQRAILDVQQSPPFSTPLEKDCLQRMRSAGVNIDAVIESVLSQKCDTLAGWWALLLEKEQRKMQRKERKRKEREAESRSIRRLSAASSRLERIAPILHEVDEANGMSRHMRLEHSGSGSRSRGRSERRSAHYVDYVVSDLPQLLEVGKEPGAANADGDHPPPPVDKDSIRSVSTSRQRRPIPPPKEGLIRSARSRGSTLHLVTTSDALGTDGGSAQSQQSQASGSEKTRRKPSLAFITHWKNMTHWLAENTTRRSKRGHERRTSRSTPDLHKKEGSATSSKDGSSRPQTSKYPASGSPGTQPTAGLPKGVVANGHVARAHQAGSSVQRTASGGLTSPTYPPPRITTGSSYKRQSLSPSPLTPRSTVRRSSAGLRGRKSTSSSVSSVRSIHHHHHSHSKASSTSSAASFSTSMSKTPLQRGHSPHHSVKVLPATPTSVSFPSNIRLVRATPPPLSIFNEGMPSGPPQAPGSPNPFSSGIMFAKRKRNLFKGPTLNFAGSSQGQRNSGSGSHSRSASASGLGRRSGEITIQEEDEGSGEDDDIEEVDVFSPVIGGPGEKIEEQIFEEHETPKLEPAPTIIEKKPEVAASTTAETSTSVAAGKAPAA
- a CDS encoding Geranylgeranyl transferase type-1 subunit beta, whose product is MADSPDASSLHKQKHIKYWQRCHKTYLPSPYTAYDSTRLTFATFTISALDLLDAPLTPSDRAAIRRWVLSLQHPDGGFCGSSTHALQGQDASKGTSNIAATFFALILLGAAAENEDEASAAFKDVERTKLLRWLKGLQREDGSFGQNIWDGEIVGGRDMRHSYLASCIRWMLRGDVKEGEDAWVEDVNVDEMIAHIRRGQTYDGGVAESSQHESHAGYAYCAIGALSLLDRPLDSTSAHPPESALKQGIPNREGLLQFLASRQFAYLAKEEEEDEVEENFLESKLGETTYGHVGFNGRWNKKADTCYCWWVGGTLAMLGNSSIINAPPSRRYILDITQHQIGGFSKAVGGPPDMYHAYLGLAALSTMGETDLKEFDVGLCCSMDTTRKIQRARDGLVESIRGERKGWGDDGFW